Below is a genomic region from Argiope bruennichi chromosome 11, qqArgBrue1.1, whole genome shotgun sequence.
gagcggttattacgtaaccaatatcaaaaagtcacaaatacaagtgatcaatacttttcaaacagGGAtttgattcaaatccttcatacgatcttactgatgatatttcgattacaggttttgaaTCACGATAGGAAGTTACAatcaatttaactgaaatttaccggagcggtgacttcactggaaagtaataatcgatacgatctgcccaatggaagctctcgaaagaaatctgtgattggattgaaaagtgaacggaccggttattggaattatcgtatcgtatcattgaattgcatatcactgaaatttatcggagcgctGATTTCACTGGAAATTGCGAAGTCACCGCttcactttacgggagtgaccgatattcgtatttgatgatgcactattccatacagatcatttttaattgctcgtgacgtgattgactttgattacatgtactctgtttactgctggtgccatcttggtagaatataggactaaagtaaacatttcaaagaaatgacatatatttttaactcatcttttccaaaaaatggttcactctaataaataaattaaataaacagttttgagaaaaaaataaaatttaagaaataagctgaaacggataaattaattcaatcacacgttacttaaattagtaaattaattattaattgcaattaataaattttatatttaatattaagtaataatttttaattaataatatgattgaaataacagatatttggaacgcatatttaaaaataacaatagcaatattatttgttattcaaaaaatcgtggattatgcatctctaatcactggtatttgtgactttttgatattggttacgtaataatcgctcgtaaaatattcgacATCCCTTGTTATGGGAAGAAGTTCATTGATATTCACTTGAGAGTGATTAGAGGTGCAAATCAAATTTGTGACACCTCGAATTCATAGAGTTGAAATTCAGAGTCAATTTCTGACATCTGACATTTTTCTTGCTTCTTTGGCGACGAgaataacagtattttttttacaaagaaatttatgcacacttattagattttttaaaaattgaaataatagataGCTGGGATAGagatttagaaataataacaataaggAATTGTCGAAGAAGGCTTAAGATCAGCAAACAAATTCCTCAACTCAGCTCTTATATGAACATCGTGGGTACATTAGGTTCTTTTTGTAAGCTTATCTTTCTTTTTCACTATTTGAagattctttgtttttttttatagtgattttgttttttaatctaaattaaaactgTTAAGAAAAGTAACAACTCTGctactttaaaaagatttcttaaatttagtaAACAAAGCAGTGTTTTGAAAGCTATATCTTGTTCCGTGTTTTCCGTGACTAGAAATGGCTCTTCGCAAAAAGAACAACAAGAAAACCGTAACAATTGACTTAAATTCTGTGGAAGTTAAGGAAgaaccttttttaattttgtctacaGTTCCAGAAAATGAGAAACATTTTATGTGTTCCATTTGCGATAAAGCTTTCCTTAAGAAAGATGCCTTAAAAAGACATTCTGTCGTTCATTCTTCAGAAAAGCTCTTTACATGTGATGTTTGTAATAAGAGATTTTTAACTAGAGAATATCTGAAAAGACATGCAGTTATTCACTCCGTAGAAAAGCGTTACGTTTGTGACTTTTGTGAAAAGCAGTGTACGAATAAAAGTAATCTTAATAAACATCGTCGTATTCATACTAATGAGAAGCCTCATAAATGCATTGTTTGTGATGTGGCGTTTATAGACACTTCTTCATTAAATAGACATTACAGAACTCATACTAAGGAAAAACCATTTGAATGTGATGTATGTGGAAAAGCATTTACTTCCAGGCAGGACTGTGATATTCATCATAGTACCCATACTAAGGAAAAGTCTTTTGTGTGTGAACTATGTGACAGGGCTTATTATGATCGGTCTACTCTACGAAAGCATTATCGTGTTCATACTAAAGAAAAACCTTATAAGTGTGATATATGCaatcaaacattttcaataaaagctAATTTGAAGAAGCATATTTTAACGCATTCTGGTAAGTCTCATGTATgtgatatttgtaataatgaatatCCAAGTGAAGCTGGCTTAAATTCTCATTATGTTATTCATACAAATGATAAATCTTATACATGTGATATGTGCAAGAAAGAATTTGCACAAAAAGCTTATTTGAGAAAACATTATCGCCATGTTCATCTAAAAGTAGATTCTTATGAATGCGAAATATGTCATAATGTGTTCTCTCAAATGGATTATTTAAAAAGGCATTATCGTCGCACTCATATGATAGAAAAGTTCCATGTCTGTGATATTTGCAGTGAAGTATTTTTAcaggaagaaaatttaaatttgcattatcatagtcatttgaaagaaaaattacacaaTATGGATGAAAATTGTTTGCAAGAAAGTGATATGAAGGATAATGGATTGACTGACAGTCCAAAAGAAAATCTATTGTAAATAAGCCttgttatatttacaattaatggTGAaaccatgtatttttttaagtagtgTATAATGGCAATTCATATTAATGAAtaacaatttacatttttgaaaatcattcatCCAAGAACagttattactttattttccaaAAGCATTAAAGCAAAGAATGATTCTCAACTATatgaaatctgaatatttatatgGAAAGGCCTCAATAGTGATATTGTTCAGTTAACTCATGAAAAATTTGAGACTTAATTCAGTAATTTTCTCTCCTGTGCACATACATATCTAGTGACTTTTTACACATAATTAGTAATTCCTATTTATTTACACACAGCACATTATCGGAAAGACTTACtttatctacaattttaaattgaaaacttttagaGTCTCCTATTTTTGATAgcttattttcatgaaatattttatgtaaatgcaTTGTTGCACAAAACTGTaatgaaacaaaacagttttgaagccttttttataatctaattaaagATTAACTAAGAAACAtaatagtgtaaaaaaaaaaaaaaagctcctcTGCTTATGGTATCTTGCTGGtcaggaaaattaattttccattgatCAGATGCATTGCTATTTAAACTtctaatcaaattattattaggaGGTaagtacttaattattttaaagatcaaaCAATTATTTCTTGTTTGTGTAGTGAAACCCAGTGATGTTTTAAgtaaattgacaaaattattatatatcctAGAAATCAATTACTATCTAAAGTACTCTAAGTGAAGGaaggaaacatttaaattttgtttgttttgagtATCGTTGTACAAGAAAGTATCATATAACCACTACAAACAAAATCTGCAGTTTCtgattttgtaagaaatattgcATCATCAGACAAAGGGCCCAACATTTTTtcaatcatcatattttaaattataaattcttactttctcAGTTGGTTTCTTATTACATTTTAGCAAGTGACAAAGGATTTTGTTATgctatatttgtattattttattggcAGAGAAGTATTCACATTTGTTTGCTTTCTTTATCTAGAATTATTTTCTGGTCATTTTGCTTCATtgtctattaatttaaaaaattattccggAGAGGTAGTTTTTGACTTAATTCAGTTTTTAACAGACAgacaaaagatttatttatgtGCCTTTAAGAAACTAGGATTCATCGTCCTACAGCATCCTGCAATTCAGTTTCATTGTTAACATTATTGAACATAATAGTCtgtactttataatattttattacgtcaaaatataaattttggaactGAACTCTGAACAGTAATTTTTTCTTGTACtttataagaatgaattttatatgcTTGCATAAATTGTCACTCCTTATATCCTGATAGTTACTCTGATTTAAGTGACAACAATGTACCTTACCtaatctaaaacattttataaagcaaaagCCATTTTAGGAACAGTTATTGAAAATTTGTGTCATTAATTGCTTAACCTCTTTTGACCATTCTTTTACTATCTAAGAAGTAGTATAAAGTGGAATTGCATCACTTTACTGCTCTACTTTTAGCATGTCAGCTATTAATATGTTTGTAAGAATGAGTTTAAAATTAAGGTCTTTGTAATTTAAAAGCTATTGGTTTCCATATTTCCAGTTGTCCATTTAATTCTACCAACACTTCTGTTAAACCTCCGTGGCGAATTGATGGTATACAGTTCATTACGAAAAAATTAACAATCATTGTTTGtgtaaatacatacaaaaaatttctatatatggCAGATCATAACTGAACTATTGcagtaatgctttttaaaataatcaaatttggatattttgacaaatattttcaaacttagtATGAAACTTTTCAAATAGATCATTCTGTTTTATATGGAGTAACTTTTTtatatcttgattttatttttttaaccatttgtttttaattactgTAAAATACATTGTCTGCGTAAAACATGCCATTTGCATAGGAAATGTCAGTAaaacaggagaatcgggtactaGTTTTCTTGCCAAGTTCATAAAGCTCACCAAATATCCATCATCTTGGTTGGCTACAAGACATAGCATATGGTaccaattttgaaaatgaccATCATCAAATAGTGTCAAAGAGaaataacttgaaataaattagCAATAGGAGCAATATGTCATGGAATATGACataaagtaatgtaaaataattgaatatgacataaaaaaaacttgacaTTGAATATGACATATCCTTAAATTGACATTAATaaggataaaaatttcatagaaaatgttgaaataaatgtaattatttcaaaattgacatAAAAATGGATAAAGAAAGTTAGTcaaaaatttaaggaaagaaaaatgaactgtgaaaatttaaaattacttattgttgagaaaaatgaaaagcaCTGATCTCACTTCTGCTGGTCTAAGCTGGTCCTAGATGCGAGAAGGGtacaacttacaaatttttttgaaaaatgttggaaataaagatttctgattttttttctgtatataaccTTGGCCATATAAATGCTGCCAGGTAACTGccaaattagttttttatttatttactgctcTGGTCTTGGAATTTTGCTTTAGTATGACTACAGGTATCTTCTATCCTGTTTGTGATAGGATCTTTGAAGTTTACAGAATGGTTGATGCTGTTTCATATGTTCCTACCTCCGTCAACAACCTGTAAGAGTTCCAGATCTCGTTTAAGATTGTTGATCCAGGTCTTATGTATGGTCTCTGCCGTTCAATCATCTACCACACAATGGAAACAAACTATTTAGATTCTATCAAGCACCCATTATCCATCAACTCTCTTATCCCTATTATTCTTGATTTTGCTGAACTTACTCTCATCAGTCAATACCAATCACTTCACATTTACCCATCAACTATCAGTTTTACCATCACtcggaatttattcaaaaatctgtTTTCTATTGGTCTCTTTACCCACAggtaattatttatcaaaattatcgaCATACTCTGGTTACTATACTTAAAAACCAACCTTTTAATACAACGGCCATTCTTATCCTGTTGTGACAAACCCAGTTAAAATTATCTTCTTGGTTATTCCTCTCAATCAAACTCATTTTCTCATTGCAAGTTGGACACACTAACTCCTAAGCAATCGTACCAACTtctagacaaaaataaataacaatgcatTTGTTCCCgttcattaattgaaaaagttCAATCAAACCAGCAGGCAATTCATCTGTACCTTGTAAAGCGAAAAGCGAATACTGATTGGTACTCTAAAAGCTTTAGCTGAGTGGAATAATTGCTGATCTAAAACTAACACCCCCCAaaaggagaaatataaatttggagCAAATGAAATTGCAGTGCCAGCATGAATTCGAATTCGGGGCATTTTGTtgttttgctataaataaaaacaatgagcAAACATTTGATATATTACCAAGATgaggcattattattatttttttttgcttttagggttattagaaaatattaaaggcTGCTACATTTGATGAATTATTGCCTGATAAGGTTACAGTGGACGAGGAGATTCTTCTTGGGCCATTCTCCTTTTTCCATATCTACTCCGTCCTCTCACATCTGACGACTCTTCGTCAGTTATTCCAGTGTTACGGGTTTCACTGGGTGGTATATATCGAGGTTTTGCAACTTGATAAACGATGGTCTGGCGTAATCCTATCTTCATTGGATAAAGAAAGGCGCCTTTTAGTGGATAACTCGCATCTCTTTGCTGATAGCTGAATCTGTTTTCGTAGTTAGCACTAGTTAACTGGATCACACTATTATTGTTCACAGCATGGTTAACTTCATATGCCGGGCCTGTAAAGACGAGGCCGTTGGGGGTCAAATATGGAGCAATGATTCCAGCTCCCTTGGTGTCACTAATTCCTCCATAGGTAAATTGTAAGCTCGTTGAAATAGGGCCTGGGTTCGTCTCGATACCCTCCGCTGCcagaagttgttatctggcttatgatatTACCACTACACCGTGTACTTGGTATTTTCCTGTATGACTGAAATGAATGTCAAATATTGGAACCAAATATGGTATTGGTTCCAAATGTACTTCAATCATTATCTATCTTGTACAGTTAatgtaaaaatacagaattttattcttcaagctaaaaaaaaaaaaaaaaaagcaaatcctGGTATTTAGATTCAAATAATACTATGAAAGTTGCAGCTTTTACAATAGGGAGAATATGAAATTCTTACCTTACAAAATGATGTCGTCTTTATTCAGCTGTGAATATTTACTTACATCTAATGCTGaagatataaattctatttattctataAGCATtggacatttattttcatttacatgcTGCCTGcagaaatagaaaaatgattcatttaatataacAAGTTTTcactatcttcttttttttttttttaaaaaaatctagattatAACAATTCAAAGATCTTTAAATTGCTTTTACTTATTTACAACAAGAATACTCAGCTGATATGCTGAATTCTAAACTTTTGACTAAATTAGAGGAAAGTTCACTTGTTATCTTTGCAATTCTTATGCATCCCATTCAGCTAAGCATCCTTTCTAATCTTTCGATTTGATCTCTCAATTTGGTGATTCATTCCAttgtttattcttcaaaaatgatcTCAAAAGTGATTTTGTCCCGGTTGAATTTTTCTGGAAAACGACCCCTTGATTTCAGAATTTAAGTcaagaatcaaatttttgaaaaattgcatctgaaatttctttaaaacttttgtaCTAATATATGTTGGTACCATTATATATTAGTACAAAATCATATGACTTTATTTTCAGAGATGGCAGTATCTTTTCTAATCTTCCCTTCTATATACCAGTGAAacttatatttctatttcatagcaattattattattattattattttacttctcagttattataaatattttaactttgaatttataacaattaaggcttacatttttaaatgtagtataaaagtgaaattcactttaaacatacaaaaatcaaatcacaaaattgaaatgaaacaattttgcCTATGAAATGTGGATAGTAAAATGAGAGAAAATGGTCCAATCATCTTTAAACTTTCATGCCAAATGAATTTTCTCTCCAAGATTCTCAACGTGGAATAAGTTCCTTATCAATTCACGAActcattatcaaatattttttatgtatattctaCAATTATACATCTCCTAAGATGTTCTGCAAATGAACTCTTTACAATCATGtacacatttttgaaaaccaTTTATTCTTTTGTGCTGTTCAGTCATCAAAACCTGCACTTATAAAAGTATTgtacaatttttgaaaacaaagcaATGTCTTGAAAGAATGTTCTTGTTCTGCAAATAGAAATGGTAAACAAAAAAAGctgtatttgatttaaattttgagtatatCAAGGAagaagcttttaaattttatccatgattCCAGAAAATGTAAAACATTGCACAATATACCATTTATATTAAAGGCTTTCAATACGAAAGATGCGTTAAGAGAACATTCTGTTGTTCATTCTTCAGAAGAATCTATTTACAAATGTTGCttgtaataaaagatttttattgaaaatatatttggaaagatTTGCTGTCATTCACTCCTGATAAATAGCAGCATATCTATTCacttcctttaaataaataaagcattatatttaCAACTTTAGAGGGAACAGTGTGCAAATAAAAatgatcttaaaaatgaaaaagcccCATTGATATGTTGTTGGTGATATAGCATTATAGCACTCATTCAAAGAAAGAGCTTTTTGAATGTGATTAAGCATTTTCTTGTTACTATTGCATCTGTACTAAGTAATCACCCTTTGTGTATGCAAATGTTGCATATACTGAATGCTCTGCTCTATGAAGGCATTATCATATACATACTAAAGGAGAACTTTATATGTGTGTGAATATTGTAATCAAACATTTTCAGTAAGAGCTTAttgaataagtatatttaaattcaCTCAGATACAAATTCTCTTTTGAGATATATGTTATTGTATAACTTATCcttaataatattatgttataaTGTTTAACTTAATATGGCGAAATTTATGCAATTCATACAAAAACTGAATCATATTCATGTGGTTTGTATAAGAAAACACAAAAGCACTCATCTTGCACAAAAGGGCTATTTGAGAAAAGATTAATACCATGTGTAAGTGAAGGTAGATTCTTATGAATGTGAAATATCTCGTAATGTgttgttttaaatgtattattgaaaaagGTGTTTTTGCATTGCtatgattttaaaactgaatgtcTGGGATGTGTGTACTGAAgcatttttacaagaaataaatttaaatacacattATCTTACTCAGTGGATTGACTGGCAACCCAAAAGAAAACCGTATGAAACTAAGTTAAATACACACTgatatttgagaaatgaaatataataaatggtaAAGTACTCGGgtgtcattttaatattatatataaaatgtcaatCAGTTGCCAAGGAATTTTTTGTGTTCCAGATGCAaacttattattgtatttattcagCATTTAAATACTCTTAATACAAGCtaagaatatgaatttaaaaattttatatcaaaaactttCATGTTGAGAgcaaaaagttattatttaagtaaCTGATTGACattcacaaatttaattatatatttattttatattaacttgcCATATGCTGTCTGTAATGTATATAGCAATGACACTAACCacttcttttaaaattggaaactatttttaattaccgtataccaaattatcaacaaaatttctaaaaagagatAGACATCTATTCTGtcaatactacttttttttttataaaacaatttattattgcatGTTTAATCTGTGCACTTACGTATACAATACGTAGTATTTTGTTAACACTGAAATTTTGTTGCTGAGGTTgacatttccatttataaaatttatttaaagttgcaaaaaatataaatttggtttaaaatatatttttcttaaatttgataaataagttagttattattttttggaatgagaCATATTTCAGAATCTAGTTATAATGAAGAATcccgatttaaattatttcatgaataaaaataagcatttaaaaaaattgcattacctttgtaatatctaaaactttttaataaataaaacatcaactaGGCATTTATTCATACTGCTTGagctgattaaattttattcaaagatttcataataaaaataatcaagacATTCTTAACAAAGGAAATGAAAACTGTAGGAATTAGAATTAATGTTCATCGTCATAACAATCATCAGTGTCATCATCACTAAAATTGCTCTCGGTATCGGAATCCGTATTGatgtaaaaagaaatgttttccacGACTTCTTCGACAATGCTGTCAGTTtcccaatactttttttcaatgtgCTCGATATGTTTGCAGTGTTTTTCCCATCTCATATTTCCAATATTTGTGATGGCTTCTGACGCAAGATTTTCAAGACGCTGCAAACTCATGTCGGCAGTCGCATTTCTTTCTCGCACGTAACGTTTAATATCCGCCCAAATCAATTCTATTGGGTTTAAGTCACAGTGATATGCGGGAAGTCTCAAAACAACACGTCCATGTTCTTTTAGAATTtcgttaatgaaatatttttttcgccaCTCGCATTTGCAGCAATCAGTTCTAGTAActgaatttttcacattttttttttttatcatatgggATTTGCTTTTTTTCTAACCAGGCGcacattttatccttttttgaAGTTTTTGTGGGTACGGGATCCAGTACTTTTGTTTGATAAGTTGCATTACCCATAACTATTACCGAATTCATTGGAATATTAGGTAGCAGCATCTCTGctatctattttctaaaattatcataGTTCATCTGCCCGTGATAATCTCCTGTTGCAGATCCAGCTTTAAATATTAATCCGGCATTTGGAACAAAACCGGATACTGATCCAGCATGAACCATAATCGGGCGATGATCTGAGC
It encodes:
- the LOC129956751 gene encoding oocyte zinc finger protein XlCOF19-like — protein: MALRKKNNKKTVTIDLNSVEVKEEPFLILSTVPENEKHFMCSICDKAFLKKDALKRHSVVHSSEKLFTCDVCNKRFLTREYLKRHAVIHSVEKRYVCDFCEKQCTNKSNLNKHRRIHTNEKPHKCIVCDVAFIDTSSLNRHYRTHTKEKPFECDVCGKAFTSRQDCDIHHSTHTKEKSFVCELCDRAYYDRSTLRKHYRVHTKEKPYKCDICNQTFSIKANLKKHILTHSGKSHVCDICNNEYPSEAGLNSHYVIHTNDKSYTCDMCKKEFAQKAYLRKHYRHVHLKVDSYECEICHNVFSQMDYLKRHYRRTHMIEKFHVCDICSEGY